Genomic window ([Empedobacter] haloabium):
CATCAAAGGGCAGTTCCACCTGACCGTGGAGCAGATCGCCAACATCAATATCGCCGCCGTCGCCATCACCATCGCGGTACGCATGGTCGTCGGCCCGATGTGCGACCGCTTCGGTCCGCGCAAGACCCATACGGGCCTCTTGCTGCTGGGCGCCATCCCGGTGTTCGGCGTCGCCTCGGCGCAGAGCTACGAAGGCTTCCTGTTCTTCCGTACGCTGATCGGTGCGATCGGCGCCAGCTTCGTCGTCACCCAGTACCACACCTCCGTGATGTTCGCACCGCGCGTCGTCGGCACGGCCAACGCGGCCACGGCCGGCTGGGGCAACGCGGGCGGCGGCGTCACGCAGGCCACCATGCCGCTGATCCTGGCCGCCATCGTCATGCTGGGCGTGGACGAAGCCTTCGGCTGGCGCCTGGCGCTGGTCGTGCCGGGCGTGCTGATGGTGATCGTCGGCCTGCTGTACTGGCGCTTCACCCAGGACTGCCCGCAGGGCAACTACGCCGAGCTGCGCGCGGCCGGCATCGAGATCGAGGGCGGTAAAAAAGGCGGCTGGGACAGCTTCAAGCTGGCCGCCGCCAACTACCGCGTCTGGCTGCTGTTCGTCACCTACGGCGCCTGCTTCGGCGTCGAGCTGTTCATCCATAACGTGGCCGCCGTCTACTACGTCGATACGTTCCAGCTGTCGCTGAAGGAAGCCGGCATCGCGGCCGGCAGCTTCGGCCTGCTGGCGCTGTTTGCCCGGGCGCTGGGTGGCTTCGTGTCCGACAAGGTCGCGCTGCGCAACAGCCTGAATGGCCGCGTCACTTTGCTGTTCGTGCTGATGCTGGGCGAGGGCGCGGGCCTGATCTGGTTCGCCAACGCCGACAACGTAGTGATGGCCATCGTCGCGATGCTCGCCTTCGGCCTGTGCGTGCACATGGCCTGCGGCGCCACGTACGCTCTGGTGCCGTTCATCGACAAGCGCGCGCTGGGCGGCGTGACCGGCATCATCGGCGCCGGCGGCAATGTGGGCGCCGTCGCCGCCGGCTTCCTGATGAAGGGCGTGGGCAGCACGCAGCAAACGCTCGTCATCCTGGGCGTGCTGGTCACGGCATCGGCGCTGTGCGCCATCGCCCTGCGCTTTTCCGCTTCCACCAATGCAGAACACGCGCTGGCGCGTGCCGCAGCTTAAGGAGTCAACAGCATGAAGATCGTCGTCATCGGCCACGGTATGGTGGGCCACAAATTCCTGGAATGCCTGGCCGAGCAGCATGTCCATGCCCAGGTCACCATCCTGTGCGAAGAACCCCGTCCGGCCTACGACCGCGTGCACCTGTCGGAATTTTTCGCCGGGAAGAGCGCGGACGAGCTGTCGCTGGTCAAGCCGGGCTTCTTCGACCGTGACGACATGGTGCTGCAGCTGAACGCCCGCGCCACGGCGATCGACCTGGCGACGAAAACCGTCACCGCCAGCACCGGCGAGGTGCTGGCCTACGACAAGCTGGTGCTGGCGACGGGTTCGTATCCGTTCGTGCCGCCGCTGCCGGGCAAGGACCGCAAGGACTGCTTCGTCTACCGCACCATCGAGGACCTGGAGGCGATGCTGGAAGCGGGCGCCCGCGTGAAATCCGGCGTCGTGATCGGCGGCGGCCTGCTGGGTCTCGAATGCGCCAAGGCGCTGCGCGACATGAATTTGGCCACCCATGTGGTCGAATTCGCGCCGCGTCTGATGGCGGTGCAGGTGGACGACGGCGGCGGCCGCGTGCTGCGCGCCCGCATCGAAGAGCTGGGCGTGACGGTCCACACCGGCAAGAACACCTTGCAGATCGTCGACGGCGAGGAAGGCGCGCACCGCATGGAATTCGCCGACGGCACCCACCTGGACGTCGACATGATCGTGTTCTCGGCCGGCATCCGCCCGCGCGACGAACTGGCGCGCAGCGCCGGGCTGGCGGTTGGCCCGCGCGGCGGCATCGCCATCGACAATACCTGCCGCACCTCCGATCCCGACGTGTATGCGATCGGCGAGTGCGCGCTGTGGAACGGCCAGGTGTTCGGCCTGGTGGCGCCGGGCTACGACATGGCGCGCGTGGCGGCGAAACACATGCTGGGTCAGGCGGCCGAGTTCACCGGCGCGGACATGAGCACGAAGCTCAAACTGATGGGCGTGGACGTGGCCAGCATCGGCGACCCGCACGCGAAGGAGGAGGGCGCGCGCAGCTACCAGTTCAGCGACGAGCGCAAGCAGATCTACAAGAAGCTGGTCGTGTCCAGCTGCGGCAAATACCTGCTGGGCGGCGTGATGGTGGGCGATGCCTCCGAATACGGCACGCTGCTGCAGATGATGCTCAACAAGATGGAGCTGCCGGAGTCGCCCGAGTTCCTGATCCTGCCGCAGGCGGACGGCAAGGCCAAGGTGGGCCTGGGTGTGGACGCGCTGCCGGCCGGCGCGCAGATCTGCTCCTGCAACGACGTGTCGAAAGGGGCGCTGTGCGAGGCCGTCGGCGGCGGCGCCACGTCGATCGGCGCGCTCAAGAAATGCACTGGCGCCGGCACGGCCTGCGGCGGCTGCGTGCCGCTCGTCACGCAGATCATGAAGGCGGAAATGAAGAAGCTGGGCATGGACGTCAACAACCATGTCTGCGAGCACTTCGCGCATTCGCGCCAGGAGCTGTTCCACCTGGTGCGCGTGGGCGGGATCAAATCGTTCGACGACCTGATCGCGCGTCACGGCAAGGGCCTGGGCTGCGACATCTGCAAGCCGCTGGCCGCAAATATCTTCGCCACCTGCTGGAACGACTTCGTGCTGAAGAAGGAGCACGCCGGCCTGCAGGACTCGAACGACTACTTCCTCGGCAATATCCAGAAGGACGGCACCTATTCGGTCGTGCCACGGATGCCCGGCGGCGAAGTCACGCCGGACGGCCTGATCGCCGTGGGCCAGGTGGCGAAGAAGTATGGCCTGTATACCAAGATCACGGGTGGCCAGCGCGTCGACCTGTTCGGCGCCCGCGTCGATCAACTGCCGGCGATCTGGGAAGAGCTGATCGCCGCCGGCTTCGAGACCGGCCACGCCTACGGCAAGTCGCTGCGCACGGTGAAGTCGTGCGTGGGCTCGACCTGGTGCCGCTACGGCGTGGACGACAGCGTGGGCCTGGCGATCGAGCTGGAGAACCGCTACAAGGGCCTGCGCACGCCGCACAAGATCAAGTTCGGCGTGTCGGGCTGCACCCGCGAGTGCGCCGAGGCGCAGGGCAAGGACGTCGGCATCATCGCCACCGAGAAGGGCTGGAACCTGTACGTGTGCGGCAACGGCGGCATGAAGCCGCGGCATGCCGAGCTGCTGGCCTCCGACCTGGACAAGGCTACGCTGGTGCAGTACATCGACCGCTTCCTGATGTTCTACAGCCGCACCGCGGACCGCCTGCAGCGCACCAGCACGTGGCGCGAGAACCTGGAGGGCGGCCTGGATTACCTGAAGCAGGTCGTCATCGACGACAAACTGGGCGTGGCCGCCGAGCTGGAAGCGGACATGCAGCGCGTGGTCGACACC
Coding sequences:
- the nirB gene encoding nitrite reductase large subunit NirB, with amino-acid sequence MKIVVIGHGMVGHKFLECLAEQHVHAQVTILCEEPRPAYDRVHLSEFFAGKSADELSLVKPGFFDRDDMVLQLNARATAIDLATKTVTASTGEVLAYDKLVLATGSYPFVPPLPGKDRKDCFVYRTIEDLEAMLEAGARVKSGVVIGGGLLGLECAKALRDMNLATHVVEFAPRLMAVQVDDGGGRVLRARIEELGVTVHTGKNTLQIVDGEEGAHRMEFADGTHLDVDMIVFSAGIRPRDELARSAGLAVGPRGGIAIDNTCRTSDPDVYAIGECALWNGQVFGLVAPGYDMARVAAKHMLGQAAEFTGADMSTKLKLMGVDVASIGDPHAKEEGARSYQFSDERKQIYKKLVVSSCGKYLLGGVMVGDASEYGTLLQMMLNKMELPESPEFLILPQADGKAKVGLGVDALPAGAQICSCNDVSKGALCEAVGGGATSIGALKKCTGAGTACGGCVPLVTQIMKAEMKKLGMDVNNHVCEHFAHSRQELFHLVRVGGIKSFDDLIARHGKGLGCDICKPLAANIFATCWNDFVLKKEHAGLQDSNDYFLGNIQKDGTYSVVPRMPGGEVTPDGLIAVGQVAKKYGLYTKITGGQRVDLFGARVDQLPAIWEELIAAGFETGHAYGKSLRTVKSCVGSTWCRYGVDDSVGLAIELENRYKGLRTPHKIKFGVSGCTRECAEAQGKDVGIIATEKGWNLYVCGNGGMKPRHAELLASDLDKATLVQYIDRFLMFYSRTADRLQRTSTWRENLEGGLDYLKQVVIDDKLGVAAELEADMQRVVDTYACEWKEAVNNPETRKRFRTFVNSEAPDDNVVFMEERGQIRPATVEERKRIPIKVA
- a CDS encoding MFS transporter, with the translated sequence MTSKAQRIKLFSFDTPQMRAFHMAWMAFFVCFFAWFACAPLMPIIKGQFHLTVEQIANINIAAVAITIAVRMVVGPMCDRFGPRKTHTGLLLLGAIPVFGVASAQSYEGFLFFRTLIGAIGASFVVTQYHTSVMFAPRVVGTANAATAGWGNAGGGVTQATMPLILAAIVMLGVDEAFGWRLALVVPGVLMVIVGLLYWRFTQDCPQGNYAELRAAGIEIEGGKKGGWDSFKLAAANYRVWLLFVTYGACFGVELFIHNVAAVYYVDTFQLSLKEAGIAAGSFGLLALFARALGGFVSDKVALRNSLNGRVTLLFVLMLGEGAGLIWFANADNVVMAIVAMLAFGLCVHMACGATYALVPFIDKRALGGVTGIIGAGGNVGAVAAGFLMKGVGSTQQTLVILGVLVTASALCAIALRFSASTNAEHALARAAA